A region of Diceros bicornis minor isolate mBicDic1 chromosome 31, mDicBic1.mat.cur, whole genome shotgun sequence DNA encodes the following proteins:
- the LOC131395598 gene encoding olfactory receptor 9I1-like, which translates to MAKNNLTTVIELILMGFTDYPKLEIPLFVMFLSFYLVALLGNVGMIILIQVDVQLNIPMYFFLSHLSLLDACYSSVIIPRILATLAKGKMVISYSQCAAQFFFFTACAATERFLLSVMAYDRYVAISKPLLYPVAMNPRVCWSLVVGAYVCGMSGAILRTSCTFTLPFCDNNQINFFFCDLSPLLKLTCSDTINTEIVIVFFGNIVILGNVFVILISYLLIIKAILRMKSSGGRAKTFSTCASHLTAVALFFGTLIFMYLRNSSGKSPEEDKVVSVFYTVVIPMLNPLIYSLRNKDVKVTFKKVTGRFQVSQSM; encoded by the coding sequence ATGGCCAAGAATAATCTCACCACAGTAATCGAGCTCATTCTCATGGGCTTTACTGACTACCCCAAGTTGGAGATTCCCCTATTTGTGATGTTTCTGAGTTTCTATCTGGTGGCTCTTCTGGGGAATGTGGGGATGATCATTCTGATCCAAGTGGACGTCCAACTCAACATCCCAATGTATTTCTTCCTGAGTCACCTCTCCCTGCTAGATGCCTGCTACAGTTCGGTCATCATCCCTCGGATCCTGGCCACATTGGCCAAAGGCAAGATGGTCATCTCATACAGCCAATGTGCTGCCCAGTTCTTTTTCTTCACTGCCTGTGCAGCTACTGAGCGTTTTCTGCTAtcagtgatggcctatgaccgctatgttgCTATTAGCAAGCCACTGCTCTACCCTGTGGCCATGAACCCCAGAGTCTGCTGGAGTTTGGTGGTGGGAGCCTATGTCTGTGGGATGTCGGGGGCCATCCTGCGTACCTCATGCACCTTCACCCTCCCCTTCTGTGACAACAATCAGATCAACTTCTTTTTTTGTGACCTCTCACCCCTGTTGAAACTCACCTGCAGTGACACAATAAACACTGAGATTGTCattgtcttctttggaaacatcGTGATTTTGGGCAATGTCTTTGTCATCCTGATTTCCTACCTGCTCATCATCAAGGCCATTTTGAGGATGAAGTCTTCAGGTGGCAGGGCCAAGACTTTCTCCACATGTGCCTCTCACCTCACTGCTGTGGCCCTTTTCTTTGGGACCCTCATATTCATGTACCTGCGGAACAGCTCAGGCAAATCCCCAGAGGAAGACAAGGTCGTGTCAGTCTTCTACACTGTGGTCATCCCCATGCTGAACCCTCTAATCTACAGCCTGAGAAACAAGGATGTGAAAGTGACCTTCAAAAAGGTCACTGGTAGATTCCAGGTGTCCCAGAGCATGTAG
- the LOC131395597 gene encoding olfactory receptor 9I1-like encodes MAKNNLTTVTEFILMGFTDYTKLEIPLFLMFLSFYLVTLLGNVGMIILIQVDVQLQTPMYFFLRHLSLLDACYSSIIIPQILATLAKGKMVISYSQCAAQFLFFTVCAATECFLLAVMAYDRYVAISKPLLYPVAMNPRVCWSLVVGAYVCGMSGAILRTSCTFTLSFCDNNQINFFFCDVPPLLKLACSDTTNTEIVIVLIGNFVLLANALIILISYLLIIKAILRVKSSGGRAKTFSTCASHLTAVALFFGTLIFMYLRSSSGKSPEEDKVVSVFYTVVIPMLNPLIYSLRNKDVKAAFKKVTGRCQGSQSK; translated from the coding sequence ATGGCCAAGAATAATCTCACTACGGTAACCGAGTTCATTCTCATGGGCTTTACTGACTACACCAAGTTGGAGATTCCCCTGTTTCTGATGTTTCTGAGTTTCTATCTGGTCACGCTTCTGGGGAATGTGGGGATGATCATTCTGATCCAAGTGGATGTGCAACTCCAGACTCCAATGTACTTCTTCCTGAGACACCTCTCCCTGCTGGATGCCTGCTACAGTTCGATCATCATCCCTCAGATCCTGGCCACATTGGCCAAAGGGAAGATGGTCATCTCCTATAGCCAATGTGCTGCCCAGTTCCTTTTCTTCACTGTTTGTGCAGCTACTGAGTGTTTCCTGCTGGcagtgatggcctatgaccgctacgTTGCTATTAGCAAGCCACTGCTCTACCCTGTGGCCATGAACCCCAGAGTCTGCTGGAGTTTGGTGGTGGGAGCCTATGTCTGTGGGATGTCAGGGGCCATCCTGCGTACCTCATGCACCTTCACCCTCTCCTTCTGTGACAACAATCAGAtcaacttctttttctgtgatgtcCCACCTCTGCTGAAACTCGCCTGCAGTGACACAACAAACACTGAGATTGTCATTGTCTTGATTGGAAACTTTGTGCTTTTGGCCAATGCCTTGATCATCCTGATTTCCTACCTGCTCATCATCAAGGCCATTTTGAGGGTGAAGTCTTCAGGTGGCAGGGCCAAGACTTTCTCCACATGTGCCTCTCACCTCACTGCTGTGGCCCTTTTCTTTGGGACCCTCATATTCATGTATCTGCGGAGCAGCTCAGGCAAATCTCCAGAGGAAGACAAGGTCGTGTCTGTCTTCTACACTGTGGTCATCCCCATGCTGAACCCTCTGATCTACAGCCTGAGAAACAAGGATGTGAAAGCGGCCTTCAAAAAGGTCACTGGTAGATGCCAGGGGTCCCAGAGCAAGTAG